In Haloterrigena turkmenica DSM 5511, a single genomic region encodes these proteins:
- a CDS encoding digeranylgeranylglycerophospholipid reductase, translated as MNNRYDVVIAGAGPAGGQCARDLVARGYDVVVLETESEDEFPRQSNKSTAGTFPSMMASFGIPDDVVMQYTDSVVLESPTDHYVQEQPGAVLEFADFKRFLVEDGRDGGAEYLFDARVTAPIMENGEIVGVRYNGDEEVYGDIVIDATGPSAPLAKKLDVVDLKRENHAIGIEYEFEGIDIDRPGFADLNDAMMLRLDHEIAPGGYSWVFHTGEDTAKVGLCYLQNEHHSRYAKDGHTVDDYLEHWLETDPRFANAERLEGKQHRGSAHLQLPERMHTDRFMAIGDTVPTVDPLWGEGINKCMQSGRVAAVAVDSCLKHGLEPTAENLEVYDTLWHRDVAPNQRKRLLMTQLLYLAPNERYDQFMADLHRLDEETLAAANNGNILALAKLFDIDDAPLLARFAKQHLKLDQFL; from the coding sequence ATGAACAACCGCTACGATGTGGTCATCGCTGGTGCCGGTCCCGCCGGGGGACAGTGCGCACGCGACCTCGTTGCCAGGGGCTACGACGTCGTGGTCCTCGAGACCGAGTCGGAAGACGAGTTCCCGCGCCAGAGCAACAAGTCGACAGCGGGAACGTTCCCGTCGATGATGGCCTCCTTCGGGATCCCGGACGACGTCGTCATGCAGTACACCGACAGCGTCGTCCTCGAGTCGCCGACCGACCACTACGTGCAGGAACAGCCCGGCGCGGTGCTTGAGTTCGCCGACTTCAAGCGCTTCCTCGTCGAGGACGGTCGCGACGGCGGTGCGGAGTACCTGTTTGACGCCCGCGTCACTGCTCCGATCATGGAGAACGGCGAGATCGTCGGCGTTCGGTACAACGGCGACGAGGAGGTCTACGGCGATATCGTGATCGACGCGACGGGACCGTCCGCACCGCTAGCGAAGAAACTCGACGTCGTCGACCTGAAACGCGAGAACCACGCGATCGGCATCGAGTATGAATTCGAGGGGATCGACATCGACCGGCCCGGGTTCGCCGACCTGAACGACGCGATGATGCTCCGACTGGACCACGAGATCGCCCCCGGCGGCTACTCGTGGGTCTTCCACACCGGCGAGGACACCGCCAAGGTCGGACTCTGTTACCTCCAGAACGAGCACCACAGTCGGTACGCCAAGGACGGCCACACGGTCGACGACTACCTCGAGCACTGGCTCGAGACGGACCCCCGCTTCGCGAACGCCGAGCGCCTCGAGGGGAAACAACACCGAGGCTCGGCCCACCTCCAGCTGCCGGAACGGATGCACACCGACCGGTTCATGGCCATCGGCGACACCGTCCCGACGGTCGACCCGCTGTGGGGCGAGGGGATCAACAAGTGCATGCAGTCCGGTCGCGTCGCGGCCGTCGCCGTCGACAGCTGTCTCAAACACGGCCTCGAGCCGACCGCCGAGAACCTCGAGGTGTACGACACCCTCTGGCACCGCGACGTCGCGCCCAACCAGCGCAAGCGACTGCTGATGACCCAACTGCTCTACCTCGCGCCGAACGAGCGCTACGATCAGTTCATGGCCGATCTCCACCGCCTCGACGAGGAGACGCTCGCGGCGGCGAACAACGGAAATATTCTCGCCCTCGCGAAGCTGTTCGATATCGACGACGCGCCGCTGCTCGCCCGCTTCGCGAAACAGCACCTCAAACTCGATCAGTTCCTGTAG
- a CDS encoding universal stress protein encodes MTILVALDESDPGRAALEYALENHADDDIVVVHVIDPNESGYGEAAHIGADGIRKQRRERATALFETALEAAAERDCEIETALLTGQPAAAVLEYATDRAVDRIVVGSHGRSGISRVLLGSVAERIARRSSVPVTIVR; translated from the coding sequence ATGACGATTCTGGTCGCTCTCGACGAGTCGGATCCCGGTCGGGCGGCCCTCGAGTACGCGCTCGAGAACCACGCCGACGACGATATCGTCGTCGTCCACGTCATCGATCCGAACGAGAGCGGCTACGGCGAGGCCGCACACATCGGCGCCGACGGGATCCGCAAACAGCGCCGGGAGCGGGCGACCGCGCTGTTCGAGACGGCCCTGGAGGCAGCGGCCGAGCGGGACTGCGAGATCGAGACGGCACTCCTGACCGGTCAGCCCGCGGCCGCCGTCCTCGAGTACGCGACCGATCGCGCGGTCGACCGGATCGTCGTCGGCAGTCACGGCCGGTCGGGCATCTCGCGGGTCTTGCTCGGGAGCGTCGCGGAACGGATCGCCCGCCGATCGTCCGTTCCGGTGACGATCGTTCGCTGA
- the nrfD gene encoding NrfD/PsrC family molybdoenzyme membrane anchor subunit, which translates to MSTKTPRKADILRPIQNTSTKYFALAAVAGLAFTLFLLGWFYQLYEGMVVTGLADWGSGGGVTWGVYIGAFIWWVGIAHGGIILSAAVRLLGMERYMPVARLAELLTIAGLSAAGFYIIVHMGRPDRMVTSVLGHYHITVHNSPLVWDVTVITAYLVLTATYLSLTLRYDVSRLRDQLPDRFGPIYRFMTIGYTEKEDEIIERMVWWLALAIIIMAPLLLHGGVIPWLFAVIPTMPGWFGAVQGPQFLTIALTSAISGVILLSYAFRWAYDWDHIITDDIFRGLLLWLGFFCLLFLWLQLQQLVTGLFTAPVDVTHAAEGRIHQPLYVLAMGLVFTALAFIFAQTIRPALFTKKRSVAAGLMVLTGTLIEKILFVVEGFLHPTLDIYGAVPGEYSPSLIEISSLTGTVGMVTLFFLTVAKLFPVVELHAIEHLQEKQTPQEEPVTQDD; encoded by the coding sequence ATGAGTACGAAAACGCCACGGAAGGCCGACATCTTGCGTCCGATACAGAACACGTCGACGAAGTACTTCGCGCTGGCCGCCGTCGCGGGATTGGCGTTTACCCTGTTCCTGCTCGGCTGGTTCTACCAGCTCTACGAGGGAATGGTCGTCACCGGCCTCGCGGACTGGGGGTCGGGCGGCGGCGTCACGTGGGGCGTCTACATCGGTGCGTTCATCTGGTGGGTCGGGATCGCACACGGCGGCATCATCCTCTCAGCCGCCGTCCGGCTGCTCGGGATGGAACGGTACATGCCGGTCGCTCGCCTGGCGGAGCTGCTGACGATCGCGGGACTCTCGGCGGCCGGCTTCTACATCATCGTCCACATGGGTCGGCCCGACCGGATGGTCACGAGCGTGCTGGGCCACTACCACATCACGGTCCACAACTCGCCGCTGGTGTGGGACGTGACCGTCATCACCGCCTACCTCGTGTTGACGGCGACCTACCTCTCGCTGACGCTTCGCTACGACGTCAGCCGGCTTCGCGATCAGTTGCCGGATCGGTTCGGTCCGATCTATCGGTTCATGACGATCGGCTACACCGAGAAGGAAGACGAGATCATCGAGCGAATGGTCTGGTGGCTCGCGCTGGCGATCATCATCATGGCCCCGCTCTTGCTCCACGGCGGCGTCATCCCGTGGCTGTTCGCGGTGATCCCGACGATGCCGGGCTGGTTCGGCGCCGTTCAGGGCCCGCAGTTCCTCACTATCGCCCTCACCTCGGCGATCAGCGGCGTTATCCTGCTGTCCTACGCCTTCCGCTGGGCCTACGACTGGGATCACATCATCACCGATGACATCTTCCGCGGCCTGCTGCTGTGGCTCGGCTTCTTCTGTCTGCTCTTCCTCTGGCTGCAGCTCCAGCAGCTCGTCACCGGCCTGTTCACGGCACCCGTGGACGTCACCCACGCGGCCGAGGGGCGGATTCACCAACCGCTGTACGTCCTCGCGATGGGGCTCGTCTTCACGGCGCTCGCGTTCATCTTCGCACAGACGATTCGCCCGGCGCTGTTCACCAAGAAGCGATCCGTCGCCGCCGGCCTCATGGTCCTCACCGGGACGCTGATCGAGAAGATTCTGTTCGTCGTCGAGGGATTCCTGCACCCGACGCTCGACATCTACGGCGCGGTGCCCGGCGAGTACTCCCCGAGTCTCATCGAAATCTCGTCGCTGACCGGCACGGTCGGGATGGTGACGCTGTTTTTCCTCACGGTGGCCAAACTGTTCCCGGTCGTCGAACTCCACGCGATCGAACACCTCCAGGAGAAACAGACGCCCCAGGAGGAACCGGTGACGCAAGACGACTAA
- a CDS encoding DUF7557 family protein, whose translation MTHTIELSDDMKERLDSHCEEGESYEEFLEELLSIYETEGAFLQEGYSE comes from the coding sequence ATGACTCACACCATCGAACTCAGCGACGACATGAAAGAACGACTCGACAGCCACTGCGAAGAGGGCGAGTCCTACGAGGAGTTCCTCGAGGAGCTCCTCTCGATCTACGAGACCGAGGGCGCGTTCCTGCAGGAAGGCTACTCCGAGTGA